In one window of Streptomyces sp. NBC_01224 DNA:
- a CDS encoding sigma-70 family RNA polymerase sigma factor — protein sequence MTTTTTDERALADLQRDHGPAVLTFLLGLTFGDRQRAEDLLQETLVRAWQNPEAFDAPYDSMRPWLFTVARRLAIDARRSRQARPTEVSDIVLETAAGGEDTAESTVSALDVRDAVRTLSPEHRAVLVQIYFRGLSVGETARTLGIPAGTVKSRSHYALRQLSRNLPGYSSRSSTVIRASSDTASATSM from the coding sequence ATGACCACCACGACGACCGATGAGCGGGCCCTGGCGGATCTCCAGCGGGACCACGGCCCCGCCGTTCTCACTTTCCTGCTCGGGCTGACCTTCGGCGACCGGCAGCGGGCCGAGGATCTGCTCCAGGAGACGCTGGTGCGGGCCTGGCAGAACCCGGAGGCCTTCGACGCTCCGTACGACTCGATGCGGCCCTGGCTCTTCACTGTGGCCCGGCGCCTCGCGATCGATGCGCGCCGCTCCAGGCAGGCCCGGCCGACCGAGGTGAGCGACATCGTGCTGGAGACCGCCGCGGGCGGGGAGGACACCGCCGAGTCCACGGTCTCGGCCCTCGACGTACGCGATGCGGTACGCACCCTCAGCCCGGAACACCGTGCGGTCCTCGTCCAGATATATTTCCGTGGGCTGAGCGTGGGCGAGACGGCCCGGACTCTCGGTATTCCGGCGGGCACGGTCAAGTCCCGGTCCCACTACGCGCTGCGTCAGCTCTCCCGTAACCTGCCGGGCTACTCCAGCAGATCCTCCACGGTGATCAGGGCGAGCAGCGACACGGCCTCCGCGACCTCCATGTAG
- a CDS encoding zf-HC2 domain-containing protein has translation MTADHGEGAHVRQSLGAYVLDALTADETRTVSRHLQSCDRCAADYMEVAEAVSLLALITVEDLLE, from the coding sequence ATGACCGCCGATCACGGAGAGGGCGCGCACGTGCGGCAATCGCTCGGCGCCTATGTTCTCGATGCGCTCACGGCCGACGAGACCCGAACGGTCTCCCGCCATCTGCAGTCCTGTGACCGCTGCGCCGCCGACTACATGGAGGTCGCGGAGGCCGTGTCGCTGCTCGCCCTGATCACCGTGGAGGATCTGCTGGAGTAG